In the Zingiber officinale cultivar Zhangliang chromosome 5A, Zo_v1.1, whole genome shotgun sequence genome, tttaattatgaaattaattatgttGTGTGAAAAGTATGTTCATGATTATGTTTGGCCAAAAAGTATGTTTATATTCATGTTCTAGTTATATTTATGCAATGTAAGTAGCTAAGGGTTAAAATTAGTCAACGTATGTTCTCCCGTTAGAACACGTGGTTGTAAGGAATAATTAATGCGTATTATGGTTTGAACATGTTGAGTCTTTAGACTCATAGTGTTGATTGTTGCAGGCGATGAGACGCATGAGACAGGAGTCTCTGACCAGTGAGCCGGCTCAGGACAGAGGCAGTATAACCCAAAGACCTTCCAACTTATGTTTCGCATTATTTAGATGTTTACTAAATGATTGGTAAGCGAAATCAACCTGAATATCAGCCTTGTAAAGAGGGATTCAGTTCCGTGTTGGCCCTAggatgggttggcgggggcactgggggatagcgtattcgccttttaccaCCTTGTAAAGAAGGATTCATGGAGAAGAAAAGGTTCAGCTCTTGAGGGTTTGGATGACAAGTGTTGTTGTATTTCCTACCACCCAAAGATAATctaaagcaagaaaagagtaaaTAAAGCAAGATTTTTCattgtaaagtcattttcgaTTTCTTTTGTAAtcttgtttgtgtttcttgttgtGTTCTTGTAAGAACAATCTTATACGAAGCTTCTCTGTCTGCCTCCGGAAAGTTTTCAAGAATGAGAGTGTTCGTAGTGGATGTAACTACTGGTGTGTCTATTAGTAGTCACTTCAAGGAGATGGATACCAAATAAAATCAAATGTGTTAGCATTTTGGTGTGCTTTGCTTCAAGTTTTCTCTACAAATCAAAATTGAAGAAGCGAAGCGAACTATTTACCTCCTCTGGCTCTCATGGTCCTAAAAGTGATTGATATGGTTCCACATAAGTTTTCCACCAACCACTCAGATAAATCAGCAAGTGCTCACGGAGGCCCATCTATGCGGCTAGCATTCTTAGATTTATTATTTCACTAGATGAAAATCCCTATAATGCATCGTAGTTGAGTTTCAAATCTTAGATATATGATTAatcgattaaaaattttaactgtGGCACTGTTTCCCCTGATTAAAATGATAAAGTATTTTAATCAATATAGGAGTTTTGATTAAAATCGCTTAAAATAGTTTTGCTGTGTatgagttttggttaaaattaatatattagtGTTGGATTAAAGGTATTTTTTAAGTGAAAAATTAAGATAGGTCatgtttttaatattttaaatgttGAATGCTCCtttgataataataaaaaaactaaaagatattttttaatttttgcctAATAAATTAAACACACCACTAACAGATATTTTTATAGTTTATTCAATAATTGAACAAGAAATAAGACAATATGATTGTGAGATTTATAAAGTATCTTATTTTATATTGAATTATATGATTTTATTCAAACAAAGAGACAAACACCTTTTACTGAGTTTATCCAAACCATCCTTAATCCATacaaaaagttaaaaataaaagggGGAAATAAACTCAAAATTAAGGACAAGAAACAAAGAATGGACAATCAATCATTCAGCCAATTATAGAGGTGGTTTGGAAAAAGAAGAAGACATTTCAATgattgaaataataataataattttaatatttaaagatgtcttattatttttagtaattttttgtttttaatatGAATCTAAATTTAATCCGAATGATATTTTTTGTACTATTCTCTAGTGAGTCTCTGAAATCATTATAttatatgattttattttatagttttattgaatttaggTCCATAAAAATAGttctttcaataatattttttttattatgttcttttaataaaaatatgTAAACGTTATCTTTAACTCAAAATTCACGCCCCATAACGGTCTAAATCCGATATTAAACAGGTCCCACGTGGGAAATTATTTCTACTACGTTTTAGGGATATATCATTAACGATATATATAAATGACTGTCATAAAAAACCGCTACTAACTGATTTGATACCGTAACAGCATCTTCTTGTCGTCATCTTCTTCTTTCATGTTTTTTCTAAGAAGATAACTGCTATGAAGTTTTTCATTCCGCTACCATCTCCAAACCGTGCCGTTTTGTTGCCCCCGCTGCCCGATTCTTCGCAGCCAGCGCCGTCGCCCCTCCCTCGATGACGCCGCCGCCGCTTCCTCCCTCTTCATGAAACTCAAGCGCCCCAACCGCGACCCCTCCTCCTCCACCGCCCCCTCCGATCTCGACGACGACGGCGCCCCCAAGAAGAGCCGCCAGCAGCAGCAAGCCGATCCTCCCGCCGCCGCAGCCGAGGACTCGGTCGCGGACTGCAGCAGCCTCGACGAGGAATCCCGCGGCCTCCGCCTCCTCGGCCTCCTCCTCCGCTGCGCGGAGGCGGTCGCCGCCGACAGGCTCTCCGAGGCCCACGACCTCCTCCCCGAGATCTCGGAGCTCGCCTCCCCCTTCGGCTCTTCCCCCCAGCGCGTCGCTGCCTACTTCGCGGACGCTCTCCGCGCCCGCATCATCAGTTCCGTTCTCGGCGTTTACTCCCCGCTCGCTACCGGCGCTACCCATCGCCGCATCTCACACGCCCTCAACTACTACAACGCCATCTCTCCCCTAGTCAAGTTCTCCCACTTCACGGCCAACCAGGCCATCTTCGAGGCCCTCGACGGCGAGGATCGAGTACATGTCATCGACCTCGACATTATGCAGGGTCTCCAGTGGCCGGGGCTCTTCCACATCCTCGCCTCCCGATCCGCGGTCAAGCTCCGTTCGCTTCGCCTCACCGGAGTCGGATCCTCCATCGAGCTTCTCGAGGCCACCGGCCGCCGCCTCTCCGATTTCGCCGAGGCGCTTGGCCTCCCTTTCGAATTCCGCCCCATGGAGGGCAAGATCGGCAAACTCGCGGATCCATCCGCCCTGCTCGCCCCGCGCCACCACCGCGAGGCCACCGTCGTCCACTGGATGCACCACTGCCTATACGACGTGACCGGCTCCGACGCCGCCACGGTGCGCCTCCTCAAGGAGCTTCGCCCCAAACTCATCACCATCATCGAGCAGGACCTCTGCCACGGCGGCGGCTTCCTCGGCCGCTTCGTGGAGGCGCTGCATTACTACTCTGCCCGCTTCGATGCCCTCATCGACGGAGCCTCCCCGGAGAGCGCCGAGCGACACTCTGTCGAGCGCCAGCTCCTCGCGGTCGAGATTCGCAACATCGTGGCGGTGGGCGGCCCGAATCGGACCGGGGAGGTCAAGGTGGAGCGGTGGGGAGACGAGCTTACCAAAATCGGCTTCCGGCGCGTGTCGTTGGCCGGCAACCCCGCGGCCCAGACCAACCTCCTCCTCGGCATGCATCCATGGAAAGGCTACACCCTCGTCGAGGAGAACGGCTGCTTGAAGCTGGGCTGGAAGGACCTCTCCTTACTCACCGCCTCCGCCTGGAAGCCGGCCGACCACCACAAAGAACCCGAGAAATCTCAACACATCCCATAAAAGGTTGCCTTGTCCCCTCGAAAATCCTTCCATCTAACCCGAGTCCAACTCAAGATCAAGAACAAATACCATGAACAAAACATAAAATTTCATGTTTAATCTGATCGTTCTGTACAAAAAGAATGCTAAAAATTGCTCCTTTCTCTTCGGTAGAAGATGGAGAAGCTGAAGCTGAAGCAAATGTGCGTTGCTATCAAGCAAAACCCTGCTTACTGTCACTGCTTCTTCTACTTCGTTCCAGAGcccaatttttattatttattatttattattattattattattttaaaaatgatttaaataaataaaatggatttaaagaattaaaaattaatttccaaataaaATCATTTCTCTATTTTCACACCGAATGGAGCGGACACTTTGCGCCACCATCGATGGCCGCCAGAGGCACGACAAAGAGAGCATCGGCCGTCGCTGCTCCGCCTTCCTGCTCTTGCTTCGCCCGTTTCGTCTTCCTTGCTTCCTTCCTCCTACTCGTCGCTCTTGTCTATTCCGCCGCGAGTCCCTCCATCATTCCCCGCTACGATGACCGCCTCAAGGACCCTCCGGCGAGGCGCGGGGACCGCCTCACCTGCAACTACTCGGACGGATCTTGGATCCCGGAACCGGAGACCGTCCCCTCCCGCTACGACCACACCTGCAAGGAGATCTTCAAGGGCTGGAACTGCATCGGGAACAGGAAGATCAACGGCCGAGATCTACTGCGATGGCGGTGGCAGCCCTCCCGCTGTCATCTCCCCCGTCTCGATCCTCTACGTTTCCTCCATCGCTTCAGGGACTCCAACATAGGTTTGCGTTGTTCGGACGCCGATCTCAATTTTATCGTCTCAAAAtcttttttgttttccttttcaaaACGGTTGTGTTTGTGGTTGGATTCATTAGTGCAGGGTTTGTGGGCGATTCGTTGAACAGAAACATGTTCGCGTCGCTTGTCTGCATGCTGAGATCGGCGAGCGGCGAGGTGAGGAAATGGCGTCCAGCTGGGGCTGATCGGGGCTTCACTTTTCTGAACTATAACCTGACAATTGCGTACCATCGGACTAATCTTTTGGTGCAGTATGGTAGGTGAGTAATAGTTGTTCACCGGCAAATTGGTATTTGGGAATTTGTATTGCAACGTTAAACTAGTGTGCCTGCACATTGCAGcgcaaaatcctaattttgatttTCTATCTTACTGCTTGTTTGGAAATTCATACCTTGCCTTCCTACATTTCTTTCTTAAGTTAAAATAGTTCTCTTGTCTGTATGCTCTATGCTGATGATATTTATGCTCACAATCATAGCTAAACAAGTCTCGCAAAAGCCTAGTTACTGTGTTGGAAAAGTGTTGGTTACTCCAGCTAAAGTGAATAAGGATAAACaacaagtcttatttccaatggAACTGTTCTTCTAGAACAAGAAATCATATTAGCTAGATGCTTGGAATGAAGGAATGAATGCATACTTTTGAGTATTTAGGGGGCTTTTGTTTCTTGTAAAAGCTTTCCGTTGATACCAAAGCATCTTGACTAAAAATTTCACTGGGTAAATAATAGTTCAGAAGAATTCTATGATGAACTTGATTCCAGTTCATACTTCTACTTTGGTCAGATATCAGTAGGATAACAAGCACTACTGAATTATTTTTGGTGCCAAATCAGATAGCAGATCAACTAGTGTTGATAAAAAACCTTTTTGGAATTCCAAGAAGAATGGTCTTTGAAGTGCCAAATCAGATTTTGTTAAGGCATCAAATAGAAAAGTTTTCTTTCTCAGTTTCTCAGTCGGTGCTAAGAAGAGTTCTTCCATTCCTCATCAGAGAAAAGGAGCCATGGGTCACTCTTACTCTGAATAATTACCCCAATAACCCAGTTTCCATCTTGCAACCCTTATTGACTTTCAGAAGCCTCCTGGTGTAGTTATTCCTTTGATGGCTAATGCTTctggagtaaaaaaaaaaaaattagctgaATGTGCTTTATGATGAAATAGTTTCTATGTTTTTTGGTCAAGAAAAATTTGGAGTTTGCATTAACTCAGTTGGAGCCTAATATAGGGCATTCAACCTTGCCTATTACATTGGCTAAATGATAATGGTTGGACCAATTTCATGGGTTCTACAGGATAAGTTTTACAGTGTTAAGGAATAAACAATTACTAATTGATATGATTATTTCTTTCTCCATGCATCTATCTATGTGCACATAATATGCAGATTCCTAAAGAAAATTGGTTTCTGTATCATGTCTTCAGGTGGTCAGCAAGTGATCTTGGAGGACCCTTGGAGTTGCGTGGATACAAACAAGGTTACAGGGTGGATGTTGATGTTCCAGAACGATCCTGGGCAGAGGCACCTGGCTTCCATCATATTCTAATATTTAATACAGGTCACTGGTAATGGTGATTCCCAGCGTTACATTGTTAGTCTTACATTTAGAAACTGTGCTAACATTAAAGATAGGAAAATATGTAAGCTATATTGATGCAAAGAAAGTAgactaaatttaaataaacatataTAGTAATATACACTGATTCAGAGGTTTGAAATAcaattagtttatttttgaaCATTTAATCTATTTCACCGAAGTTTAGCTAGATCACATTACCATAGTCTCATCCCATTATTTCATATGTTCAAAGAATAATAAAAGGTTCCATATTCTCATACTCTCATCTCTCTCGTCATCGGACCACCGAGTCACATAACTCATGCTTCATCACATACATGAGTACAACTCACAATTACTACCAAGTTCCATTTGAAAATTTATGGCATGAAATACTAGTCATATGcatgtattttttcttttaaacttTATCTTACAATTAGTTTGCAGCTCTATAACTCTAGTAAAGACATTTCAGGaaatttgaaataaagttttcaaTAATAAAGATAGATAAGCATCATTATGAAATTAACTGTGTAATACACTACATACTGCATTGAAATTCTTAATCCAAATTTTTATGTTATTTCCATTGAAATTGTTTCTTTTTGTAACAATATTTGGGCATTTACATATCAATATTTGAGGAGATGTTTATTCTTTTGGTCTAATTAATTTACAATTTGGGAGCTTTTCTTATTGTTTGAATCTTGATAGATGGGGGTGTCAATAGGTCATGTGTGAGTCAGGCATGCCAGGGGCTTATGGGACTTGCTTCTTTGTGTCAAGCCAAATTCGACATAGAAAAATGGGTCATTGCTTGAGAGAACTCGTTTATCCAATACATTGGCCTAACACGGGCCTTGGCCTGAGCGACTTGTGCTCATGCATAGTTAGGCccctattgaaaataataaaaccAATAAaaccaataaaaatataaataaaaaataaaataaattctaTTAGAAgtaatatttctttaaaaaatttattgaaatcaTTCTTATCAATAATTAATATGAAAATAACAGTTGAAATTGATTGATAGGCTTTGTCGGGCATAGCCCGTTTCAAGTCCACAGGTTGTGACCTCTACATCCAACATCGCATGACCTATATGCTTATGAACGTACAGGACACAACCCATAACATGTGGTGCCAGGCCATGCCATGGGCGGACTGACCTATTCAACATACATACAAGTtgtttttgattttgaatttgtttgttCTTGTAATTAAGTGCAGATGTGAAATATCATTCAAATGTATGAATATAGCAACTATTCATCATATTTAAATTCTAATTACGAAATAAAATCATAATCTGTTAACTTTCAGGTGGTGGGCCCCATCAAAGTTTGATCCAGTTCAATCACCAATGCTCTTTTTTGAAAATGGATTGCCACTTTTACCTCCAGTGACTCCAGAAATTGGCTTCAGTTTGGCTCTGAGACATATGGTATAACAATAAATGATTCGACATGCTTCCTGAATTTGTAGTATATGATTTGTTCGCATGTGTTGAAGTCATTAGATGGTTAAAATGAATCCTTTTATACCTTAAAATACCACTTGAAAGTGCTCAAAGTGTGCCAAGA is a window encoding:
- the LOC121982511 gene encoding scarecrow-like protein 23, whose translation is MKLKRPNRDPSSSTAPSDLDDDGAPKKSRQQQQADPPAAAAEDSVADCSSLDEESRGLRLLGLLLRCAEAVAADRLSEAHDLLPEISELASPFGSSPQRVAAYFADALRARIISSVLGVYSPLATGATHRRISHALNYYNAISPLVKFSHFTANQAIFEALDGEDRVHVIDLDIMQGLQWPGLFHILASRSAVKLRSLRLTGVGSSIELLEATGRRLSDFAEALGLPFEFRPMEGKIGKLADPSALLAPRHHREATVVHWMHHCLYDVTGSDAATVRLLKELRPKLITIIEQDLCHGGGFLGRFVEALHYYSARFDALIDGASPESAERHSVERQLLAVEIRNIVAVGGPNRTGEVKVERWGDELTKIGFRRVSLAGNPAAQTNLLLGMHPWKGYTLVEENGCLKLGWKDLSLLTASAWKPADHHKEPEKSQHIP
- the LOC121982514 gene encoding protein trichome birefringence-like 13 isoform X1 gives rise to the protein MAARGTTKRASAVAAPPSCSCFARFVFLASFLLLVALVYSAASPSIIPRYDDRLKDPPARRGDRLTCNYSDGSWIPEPETVPSRYDHTCKEIFKGWNCIGNRKINGRDLLRWRWQPSRCHLPRLDPLRFLHRFRDSNIGFVGDSLNRNMFASLVCMLRSASGEVRKWRPAGADRGFTFLNYNLTIAYHRTNLLVQYGRWSASDLGGPLELRGYKQGYRVDVDVPERSWAEAPGFHHILIFNTGHWWWAPSKFDPVQSPMLFFENGLPLLPPVTPEIGFSLALRHMILYVERRTTMDTMKFFRTQSPRHFEGGDWNLGGSCRRTQPLLPHEVEELFSTKNATNAEARVINRHLYEVLHGTSFHILDITRMSELRADAHPSTTGGKMHEDCMHWCLPGLTDTWNDAFVATLEDHLGN
- the LOC121982514 gene encoding protein trichome birefringence-like 13 isoform X2, which encodes MAVAALPLSSPPSRSSTFPPSLQGLQHSAGFVGDSLNRNMFASLVCMLRSASGEVRKWRPAGADRGFTFLNYNLTIAYHRTNLLVQYGRWSASDLGGPLELRGYKQGYRVDVDVPERSWAEAPGFHHILIFNTGHWWWAPSKFDPVQSPMLFFENGLPLLPPVTPEIGFSLALRHMILYVERRTTMDTMKFFRTQSPRHFEGGDWNLGGSCRRTQPLLPHEVEELFSTKNATNAEARVINRHLYEVLHGTSFHILDITRMSELRADAHPSTTGGKMHEDCMHWCLPGLTDTWNDAFVATLEDHLGN